From one Mya arenaria isolate MELC-2E11 chromosome 4, ASM2691426v1 genomic stretch:
- the LOC128232714 gene encoding uncharacterized protein LOC128232714: MGQQTVSRVATSRFHQWLLPEKTVIGLLSLGLILVFVGAILLGVASLISGMVFSIVGGLLLAAGLIILLICICLCAHACCVWHVHDKDTQTVETTIIGADQVDGEWYSGYGTADKRVPNGVLRDGRQQGSLTKKHVTISPRSTDSFSSGYMSGRQADGSMKSSEFYGPRSPVKSAQSGPGSVSSDMSTLASFAYLNNPSPASPYSSMSNKNQSHQTNIPIQHTSMQHGFGSVPRNMSDGRMAQVRPYYTDQSGSVRTNLPPERRHSDDDYDNAGDMVPILPQQTYHPQPQPSPWQHEISPWQHQQQQQQQHRDSGHFSSQWQHSPQQTTVWQYQTNVDGQQQPTWRPPPHPRDEMAPAAQPLVRPSQKRPMTFEQISSSKVSLYDNIHMNRPDEDE, translated from the exons ATGGGTCAACAGACAGTAAGTCGAGTGGCGACGAGTCGGTTCCACCAATGGCTGCTGCCCGAGAAGACGGTTATAGGGCTCCTGTCCCTGGGGCTCATTCTGGTCTTTGTGGGGGCCATTCTGTTAGGTGTGGCTTCCTTAATATCGGG GATGGTCTTCTCCATCGTCGGTGGCCTCCTGTTGGCGGCCGGCCTCATCATTCTGCTCATCTGTATTTGCCTGTGTGCGCATGCGTGCTGCGTGTGGCACGTGCATGACAAGGACACGCAGACGGTAGAAACG ACAATCATAGGCGCTGACCAGGTGGACGGGGAGTGGTACTCGGGCTACGGAACCGCCGATAAACGGGTCCCTAATGGCGTGTTGAGGGACGGGCGGCAACAGGGCTCACTCACCAAGAAACACGTGACCATCTCGCCTCGCTCAACCGATAGTTTCTCGAGCGGCTACATGTCCGGCCGCCAGGCAGACGGCTCTATGAAATCTAGTGAATTCTATGGACCGCGGTCGCCGGTGAAATCGGCCCAGTCCGGCCCAGGTTCTGTGTCGTCTGATATGTCGACGTTAGCATCGTTTGCGTATCTTAACAATCCTAGTCCTGCTTCTCCCTACAGCTCAATGAGCAACAAGAATCAAAGCCACCAGACTAATATACCTATACAGCATACTAGTATGCAGCACGGTTTTGGCTCCGTGCCAAGAAATATGAGTGATGGTCGCATGGCGCAGGTGCGTCCGTATTACACAGATCAATCCGGTTCCGTAAGAACAAACCTACCACCAGAACGACGTCACTCTGATGACGACTACGATAACGCCGGTGATATGGTGCCAATATTACCTCAGCAGACGTATCATCCACAACCGCAGCCGTCACCATGGCAACACGAGATATCGCCATGgcaacatcaacaacagcaacaacaacaacatagaGACAGTGGACATTTTAGTAGTCAATGGCAACACTCGCCTCAGCAGACGACAGTTTGGCAATATCAGACGAATGTTGACGGACAACAACAACCAACATGGCGACCTCCGCCACATCCCCGTGACGAAATGGCCCCCGCCGCTCAACCGCTTGTTCGTCCCTCCCAGAAGCGGCCTATGACCTTTGAGCAAATATCTTCCTCCAAAGTTAGTCTGTATGACAATATTCATATGAATCGTCCTGATGAAGATGAATGA
- the LOC128233095 gene encoding shematrin-like protein 1, whose translation MDGITSRYQIDCITSRYTLEGITSRYKIDGITSRYKMDGITSRYKIDGITSGYKIDGNASRYKMDGITSRYTLDGITSRYKIDGITSRYKMDGITSGYKIEGITSRYIMYGITSRYKMYGITSRYKMDGITSRYKIYGITFRFKWMASRLGTN comes from the coding sequence ATGGATGGCATCACGTCTAGGTACCAAATTGATTGCATCACGTCGAGGTACACATTGGAAGGGATCACTTCTAGGTACAAAATAGATGGCATCACGTCTAGGTACAAAATGGATGGCATCACGTCTAGGTACAAAATAGATGGCATCACGTCTGGGTACAAAATTGACGGCAACGCGTCTAGGTACAAAATGGATGGCATCACGTCGAGGTACACATTAGATGGCATCACATCTAGGTACAAAATAGATGGCATCACGTCTAGGTACAAAATGGATGGCATCACGTCTGGGTACAAAATAGAAGGCATCACGTCTAGGTACATTATGTATGGCATCACGTCTAGGTACAAGATGTATGGCATCACATCTAGGTACAAAATGGATGGCATCACGTCTAGGTACAAAATATATGGCATCACATTTAGGTTCAAATGGATGGCATCACGTCTAGGTACAAATTGA
- the LOC128233100 gene encoding uncharacterized protein LOC128233100, which yields MPYTLYPKVRSSILNMPPILYLDVMPSILYLDVMPSNVYLDVMPSILYLDVMPSIMYLDVMPSIWYLDVMPSILYLDVMPYILYIDVMSSILYLDVMQSILYLDVMPSNVYLDVMPSILYLDVMPSILYLDVMPSNVYLDVMPSILYLNALPSILYLDVMPSILYLNVMPSILYLDLMPSILYLEVMPSNVYLDVMQSIWYLDVMPSILYLDVMPSI from the coding sequence ATGCCATACACTCTGTACCCAAAAGTTAGGTCATCCATTTTGAACATGCCACCTATTTTGTACCTAGACGTGATGCCATCTATTTTGTACCTAGACGTGATGCCATCCAATGTGTACCTCGACGTGATGCCATCTATTTTGTACCTAGACGTGATGCCATCTATTATGTACCTAGACGTGATGCCATCCATTTGGTACCTAGACGTGATGCCATCCATTTTGTACCTAGACGTGATGCCATACATTTTGTACATAGACGTGATGTCATCCATTTTGTACCTAGACGTGATGCAATCTATTTTGTACCTAGACGTGATGCCATCCAATGTGTACCTCGACGTGATGCCATCTATTTTGTACCTAGACGTGATGCCATCTATTTTGTACCTAGACGTGATGCCATCTAATGTGTACCTCGACGTGATGCCATCCATTTTGTACCTAAACGCGTTGCCGTCAATTTTGTACCTAGACGTGATGCCATCCATTTTGTACCTAAACGTGATGCCATCCATTTTGTACCTAGACTTGATGCCATCTATTTTGTACCTAGAAGTGATGCCTTCCAATGTGTACCTCGACGTGATGCAATCAATTTGGTACCTAGACGTGATGCCATCCATTTTGTACTTAGACGTGATGCCATCCATTTGA
- the LOC128230201 gene encoding agrin-like: MIAYLIYSVFAVWGAMSQTTGTYYTCSFINSFASCDLFITDAYCGTNLVTYANKCEFSKAHCANQTIDLLHIGACTDADKNENTGAEGGTVIFDFFCTSLSHMNCPTDVSKVCGSDNRTYINSCEYEKSKCTHRSLHVVSYGDC; this comes from the exons ATGATAGCATATCTGATTTACAGCGTTTTCGCCGTTTGGG GGGCCATGTCCCAGACAACGGGTACCTACTACACGTGTAGTTTCATCAACAGTTTTGCCTCATGTGACCTGTTTATCACTGACGCTTACTGTGGAACCAACCTTGTCACCTACGCCAATAA GTGTGAATTCAGTAAAGCCCACTGCGCAAACCAAACAATTGACCTACTCCACATTGGGGCGTGCACGGACGCGGACAAGAACGAAAATACCGGTGCAGAGGGCGGGACGGTGATATTTGACTTCTTCTGTACGTCATTGAGTCATATGAACTGTCCCACTGACGTCAGCAAGGTGTGCGGGTCTGATAACAGAACCTACATCAATAG CTGCGAGTACGAAAAGTCCAAATGCACCCACCGCAGCCTCCATGTCGTGTCGTACGGGGATTGTTGA